The Juglans microcarpa x Juglans regia isolate MS1-56 chromosome 2D, Jm3101_v1.0, whole genome shotgun sequence DNA window tttttgtataatctatttatgactaaagtatttcttaaaatttaatttttttttctagtttcaaAGAATGTGATGtgaaatattaatttaacttaaaaagtaAAACCGATAGTTATGATGTCCCTTTCATTCTCTTTTAATctaccaaaatattttcttgggtttttacctttatctataaaatataaaaaataaattattttcaagttgGTGGTGTATAGAAcacacttaataaaatatctattatttaaataatgtaaataatatattctacgtatcgatttgaaaataaaataactctaaaaCATAACGCCATATCCATAAGGAcgtgtttttaaatgatgttatgatttttttttaaaaaaaatctaaagatataaaaaaaatatatgaaaaaaataaaagaaaaaaaaaagaaagaatagccTATTCGCTTTTGTTGGCTGTAGCAGGATCCTTTAAAAGATActtatgttttcaaaatgcgGGGGTCTGAAATGGCAAATAAGATTCTCCTACAATGAGTTATTTAAATTTCACAGAACAAAATGACAAGTACCACTATGGCTGGTCAATTAGCATGGAAGATAGTGGGAAATGAATCTTATTATTCATCcacataataattaatttcaagtACCATATAAGTTACATTGTCAATGCCTTTACAAAGCGATGgcatttatttctctttcataaGGAATGTAAGATTCGAGTGATCTCATACTCCCAATTCctcaaagaaaatcacaaactgaattgaaaaatatacaagaaTGAACTAGTCTAACAAATAAgatttagtaaaaataagatcgatgagatgagatgatctgtaaacagtaatgaaattatttgaattaaaatttttatggattttgtaaAAGGAGAATGaaagagttaaataaaaatattataaaattaaaatattgttataatatatatattttgtattttgtttgaatgtttgaaaaagttgtaataataagtaatgattagataaaaatattgaaaatatgaaattgaaaagtatatgtttgattggtgtttggatgtaatgacatagaatgagatgaaataagatgaaatcttctcaacatccaaacaacccttGATCACAATGACTTTTGGAGACACGTGATTGCATACTCGGGGGAACTCCTCGAGTATCATGTTAGGTATCAACTTGTTCTTGCTTTCAAGCTATCTCCAATATGATGTTTGCATTTACATTAGTTTTTGGAGTCTTTTGTTGTTAACACTTAATGCTTTCCTATGTATCATCATATGTTCCTTTCCAAAACTCAACGGTGACTTGTGCTGTGATAGGGACGAACTTTGCCTACATGCCTTGATTATTTGTGTGGGTTGAGCTAAGGTCAATTAATGTGGGTCATGATCTTAGAGTTTACGATTATCTAATCAAAATacattctataattttttattttttaagaaaaaagacGTGTAGATTCCAACATTAATTATAGTGGAGTTCGCATGTTATGCTTATGTCTCtcgaatttataaaaatatatttaatttaaaataaatataaaaatgaaagcacaaatattgtatttttcttttcaaattctgTTCATATCTTTGAGGGTCCATCAACGACCTTTGTTGCTCATGTTGGCTGTGACGCacagatagagatagagatagagatatagagagagagagagagattgctcatgtgtgtgtatatatatatatatatatatatatatatatatagtcaaatCGCAATGAATCTCATCTTCTTAGTTCTTGCAATTCACATGATCTATACTATAATTGGATCTGCTTTGAATGTTCAAATAGATATTTTGCAGTCTTCCTCTTCCTTGAGGATTATCTGACaagtgttaaaataaaataataataactttctTTAATGACACATTTTTTCTGACCATATATCCTGTAAGAGTTTAATAAAGCAAAGGTTTTGCTCCATGACAAtgttatttatagaaaaattcgATTTCTAAATCGGTGTGAATAACATATTTAGTAAAGTGTTTATATAACAtaacttgatttaaaaaattaaatattacaaattaaattcaataatttaatttaaataatgtagATAGTGTACTATATACACCgtcttaagaatataataactcttatatatgtatattaattaatttgttgaagGAGGCATGAGATTCAAAACCAGTTAGGAGTTAAATTTGTGGgaacaatttatttttccacCATTAACAATAGTAGTAGAGAGGGGCTTACAACGTGAAAGTTTGGAAATTTATCCCTAATGGATGGAAGATTTATTcgataatttcatatttgaggtGGGAAAGGGCACGTGAATAATGTTTTGATACGTTATTTGGTGTGTTAATGTTGCTTTAAAAAATGCTTTCCCCTCTTTTTATAAGATTGCGTCAGATAGGGGTGCCTCTGTGGCCGTTAATATGGACATCTCCACTGATTCATTTCAATGGTCTGTAAGATTTATTAGAGTTGTACAAGATTAGGAGCTGGGAGACACTGCTGAATTTTACAGTGCGTTATACGTGTTGAAACTACAAATAGGAGGGGAGGACAAATTACTTTGGACACTTGCAGGGAACAAGAAATTTTTTAGTCAGATCCTATTACAAGGCATTGACAACTCACTCTTCCAATGCCTTCTCATAgaagtgcatttggaggagtaaTATTCCCCTCAAAGTTGCTTTCTTCTCCTAGTTGACATCTCATGGAAAAATATTGACTATTGACAAATTGAAAAGGCATGGTCTCTACATAAGagattggtgcttcatgtgcaaacACAATAGTCAATCAACAGATCATCTGCTTCTTCACTTTGAAGTAGGCAAGGCTTTAAGGGATGAAATCTTCACCAAGCTCGGTATCgcatgggtaatgcctagaAGAGTGATAGATTTATTGTTATATTGGAAAGGGATTCGGGGCAATCGTCATATTGCAgctatttggaagatggtgcatctatgcttaatgtggtgcacatggaatgagagaaatgatCTTTGTTTTGACAATAGGGAACGCATTTTGGATGGTTTTAGAGACTTTTTCTTTCGTACAATGTTGCTTTGGGTTTCATCTATTATATTGAATGGAATGAgttttaataacttttatgcCGCTTTCTGCAGTGCGTAGTTTGTAATTAAGCTcatttttgtatacttcatgtatacttaggggtgtaattttaaaccggaaaaccggaaaaccggtccggacccgggtttaccggttttgaaccggtccggtccgggaccggttccaaaaatcctaaaaccggctggttccggtccggttccggttttagaatttttgggaccggaccggaccggttcataaaaaaatatacaaaaaaaatatttttatatataatttattaagttttatacaatatattatatatattaatatataaaattataaatttatatgtgaaatttttatatataatatatataattatatatattcatatatgaaataatttcatattataatttataaattattacattaaatgttaatacttatatataagtttttaaataatactaatagtctaatatagactataaactatagttatatttataattaatgctaaaagattttactaaaagtttataactaatattaatattaaatatatagtttataactaatactaatatataacttataactataccaatagtcttatattaatactattattaaaaaaaaattgaaaaaccggactggaccggaaaccggtaaaaccggaagtaccggtttaagagggtaactggtgcgtaatcggttttggaaaatacaaaaccggtacataccggttcggtcttagattttgtccaaaaccggaccggaccggaccggttacacccctatgtGTACTCGAGCATTGCCTAATTACGTGGATTAGTAAAATCTCTTttcacttatatataaaaaaaaaagattaatgatgttttaagtttaaatCTTTATAAAGATACACTACTAATGATTACCAAAATGCTAAGGAACAAACTAATTACTTGTTAATCTCAAAGACTGTATAATTAGTTAATACTAAACAGCCAGTTATCACACGTACAAATCACATGCTTGGCCATCCTCCTATAACATCCACTTGGTGgaaggggaaaaataaaacatcaacaatgacaAGACACAGGCAGTATGCCGTGGAAACATATGAATATTGGAACCATGCTGGGGATTTGACGGTAGAAAATTGACACAGCAAATTAACAGTCATGAGAGAATTCATTATGGCTTGATTTTGGAAgcataatagattttttttttaattttttgggtcTTCTTGAATCCTTTTTTCAATAAAGGGGACAAATTTCAACGTACTGGTGCTGACAAGGGATCTAAAACAGATTCTTAGGACAACTAGGGATCGACTGGTCGATGTTTTGTGTTTCCAAGGAAGAAAACGAGTGGAGCTTTTGCTTAGTTAGAATGTGAATGTGGCTGGCAGCTGGTCTTCTTGACTAACATCATCTCTGTTCTTGCCCTTTTTCTAGTGTCTGTCAATCTGTGTATCCTTTTAGAGAAACATGGACTGTTGTCATTAAGTTTAGATCCTCGATAAAAGTAATATTCCATAAGGTTATATAATGTAATATGGCCCATTGAAACCCACATAATTCCGCATTGTTTGCACATCagattcctctttttttttttttctccttcttctttctGGGTTATGCGGACATGAGATCTTCAAGACAATTTGAACGGGGGAGTCTTTTTCCTATTCacgttagatataattttaggatgtataaatttcatatattttttttaaaaaatagagtttattattaaaaaataaatttttttcatgtaaatttttttatttattcattttctttaaatgaaGTTCACGAGACTTACACACCTTAAaactatacaaatcatttcctgaaataaGAAATAGTTTGTATAGTCTTGAGAAAAGTAGTCAAATTTGGAAGCCATACAAAAAAACtccattttttaatgatagactctattatttttctaataaaatttattattgtatataaaaGCAGAATCATATAACTCCGACGTGATATTCTATCCAGAAAAGTAAGCTATTGTTGGCaataattggaataaaaaattgaatattaaagtgttatgtttatgaaacggtaatcattttaaaagtaatatttcattattaattattgtaacttttaagtttcatttctttttttacatataaagatataaaccgaTTGTAAACTCTACTAAGGTactaattcaacttttatattgtttcgtcaaaacaaatcatcctataaattattttgaatttcttcactataAAATCCTGTCTCTCTTTAGATCTCTCTCCTTCATACACAACGTTCCGCACATTGTGCAAGTTATAGGCCCAAAATGATAAGTGCACGTTGAATCAATTTCTCTCATCCAAAGTTCCAGCCCATTCAAACATGGGGGGCGAGCACCGGCCTCGTTCATGGTATCCCTCCCCAATGGAGAGTACCTTTCAGCcagtaatactaaatatatatattttgattattgtaatttttaaaaaaatataaataaataatgatcaAAATACTCCATGTTCAGTTTCAAATCGTGAGGTTACCCACCACCTCATGTTTCCATTTCTTAATAGAAAGGGAGGTCATACTTGTTAGAACTATGAGTCAATTGATgctatatttttaacattttttaaaggaaataaacatgaaaaataatttgtatgcAAGCTATGCACAATTCCTTTTTAACAAAAGTGAGGTCCATTTGAAatctttacaaaaaaatttatttattttaataataaatctcatttttttaaaagagattgCGTGATGGTACCGCCTCCAAAAGATTGTATCTAccaatagaaattttattaataaaataagcacGGGCATTAACCATTACAGTTGATTGTTATACCTTGTATTCAATCGAGCTATACTTCTATTtgtttacatattaaaatagccttaaaaaataaaattgtggaaCTAATTTTAATCATACATCATCATGTGATATCGTGGAATGTGGGtacaattctttttaaaagaatgaCACACGTCGAATTCACCcggaaaaaatttacattttattattgttttaaatagATTACATGAGAGTTGcatactttataattatatttaataattcataaaaatttagTACCCCTTTCATCACATCTTAAAAGTAAGTAATAATTAAGttcaaagttaaaaaaaaaaagtaaatattaattattatataatttcgaaatatgaagaaatgtattacaaaatttcattttgattgaaactaatatttatgtatggattttttttttttttgaaataattttgcCATGTCCTGAACTTGAAGCCCAAAATAGAGAGGATCCAGATCCATCGAGCCATCGAGTCATCTACAACCACCAAAATCAAATCCACCAACCCCATCTCGCCCTCTCACTTCTCGATCTCACGCTAGCAGAGGAGGGAGAAGGAAAGTAGAGAACCATGCAGTCCCGCTTCAAAGCCATTGCCACGATTGGTAGACTCTTCTCCACCACCACCGCCCCCGCCACCGCCACCGAATTCCCCAAGACCCTTGAGGGTCTCCGGGCCCGCCTCGCGCTCGAATCCCCGACCCTCTCCGACTTCGCCTACTCCGTTGAGGTTGGCACCAAGAAGAAACCCCTCCCCAAGCCCAAGTGGATGAAGGAGTCCGTCCCCGGCGGTCAAAAGTATGTCCAGATTAAGAAGAAGCTCCGCGAGCTCAACCTCCACACTGTCTGCGAGGAGGCCCGCTGCCCCAATCTCGGCGAGTGCTGGTCCGGCGGCGAAACTGGCACCGCCACTGCCACCATCATGATCCTCGGCGATACCTGCACTCGCGGTTGCCGGTAAATTGAtcaataaacattaatttattaattgttttcATGATTGAATTCATTGATTACAAAGGGCGGGACTtgataaaagaaagaatgttatattttttggtGTTGTGACTAAATTCAGACGGATTTGGTGAACTCGTTGAATATTTTTCAGGTTTTGCAACGTGAAGACGTCGCGTACGCCTCCACCTCCTGACCCGGATGAACCGGGCAATGTGGCCGAGGCGATTGCGTCGTGGGGTTTGGATTATGTGGTTATCACGAGTGTGGACCGGGACGATTTGCCCGACCAAGGTAGTGGGCATTTTTCTGAGACGGTGCAAAAGTTGAAGGCGCTGAAGCCGAGTATGTTGATAGAGGCTTTGGGTATGGGACCTGTTGGATTTTTCATTGTGTGAGAATTAATGAATGAGTTTATAGACGTCAGAATTCAAAATTGTGATAAAGTATTGCTAGATGTTAGCAAGAAAAGcaataaattgttcttcatttaaTATAAATCTACAGTTTTAATAGACATCAAGGGTAATGCAGCACAAGCTCGGTGATGTGTTTCTGTGATTGCTATCGAAGTCTTTCCGGATGGCAAGAACTGGCATGACTTTAATTTAGTGACGTTTTTCTAAACTTTAATTTAGTGACTGTTTTTTGTTCAGCGGTTGGAATAATTCGGTGTGAGGGAAAATGTGGTTTATAAGCCATGCAAGCTCTTTAATTAGCTGCTTGTGCTATCTCCATTGGTAGTTCCAGAGCTTCTACTAGTTGGTcgcttaatttttatctttaaatttgtgCATATGGCAGCTCATTTACCCTAGTTGCTGATTTATAGAGAGGCGTATGAGTACCCTGTTTAGAAGCTTTGTATATATCATACGTATCTGTGTAATAGGTGGTTGTATTTGGATTATATGTGATTTGATTCTGCTGATATCTAGAAGGTTTGGTTAGATTATGAAGGTATCTTTAAGTTCTTTTATGTCTCTAGCTGTTTTTAACGTATTTGTTCTTTCTGTAATGTTGCTTGCTCTATTTTGATTCTGTAGTTCCTGATTTTCGAGGAGATCCTGGCTGTGTAGAGAAGGTTGCAAAATCAGGGCTAGATGTCTTTGCTCATAACATTGAGACAGTTGAAGAGCTTCAGAGTTCTGTGAGGGATCATCGTGCTAACTTCAAACAATCTTTGGATGTCTTAGTGTCGGCCAAGTACAGCGCTCCTGCTGGGACACTTACCAAGACCTCGATAATGTTAGGCTGTGGAGAGACACCCGATCAGGTTGTGAGAACTATGGAGAAGGTGAGAGCAGCAGGTGTTGATGTGATGACATTTGGTCAATATATGAGACCGTCAAAGCGACATATGCCAGTGTCTGAATACATTACGCCTGAGGCTTTTGAGAAGTATCAAACTCTTGGCATGGAGATGGTATGCTTCCATTTTTTCCCCCGAAAACTTTggtgattgtaaatttatttattctatttatatatgcatgactTGTTTGGTCAACTTCATTGTAGTTTTGCTTGACAATCTGTCTTtgaagtttgtaatttttatattttgttgtgtTATACTTTTCGTGCAAGTGACTGCGATAAGTGGAATTGGGATTGGCAAGTGCTACACCATTTgctcttctctctccctcatttGCATAGTGGTGCTGGGGTGAGCTGTATAAACCGGACGTCTTGAGTTCAAAATTTTGCATTAACACTCTTTAGGGCGACCAAATTGGGAGAATTTCCTctttgaattacccgaggtacACTTGCTAGAAACTCTTTGCTGAGAACCTATACAtccccgggattagttgggactttcccatacacctggtgccaattaaaaataaagctCTTCAACCGTCCCTCCTCCTACAGCCCCTTTCCTTCAACGTGATGATAATTGTAGAGTTTGTTAGAGCATTGACAatggattatgcaaatgcaaagtcataatttacataatatcaCATGATTTTGTATTTGGCTATTCCACTCAAAATCTATtatcacattggattatccatctattagccaaaataataataatttttttttataagtaataataaaataataataataataataataataataataataataataataataataataataataataataataatatttttttcaattatttttgcTATTGACAAGAAATATTATTCTTCTACAATATGTCCCTTGCTTAATTAACTGGGTTTGGTCTGCTGCTCTTTTTGATGAACTAAAGATATTTGATTTCAATATCGATAAAAACACCAACAGTTACCAACAgttacaatattaataaaatcaccaatatttcCCTTGCTTCGGTAGAGTGAAAATCGAGGAAGAGAGTGTTCACagccaagaaaatattttttattcaatttggtCTATCTACAGTGAAAACCAAATATGACCCAcaacattaatttatttgtagctATAAGTCATCTtcttttgcatttgcataatccaatgcagcATATTTTTAGGCTCTATTAGCCAAACTCCTCATTGTTTTTGGATTTGCATGatccattgccaatgctcttaggaTGCTTTGAATTTTCCAATTTCTTGATTTTCATTAAGAACTATAAGATCGGAATGCTTTATAGCATATATGAATCACAGTTCCATGGGGCATGGCGTATAGTGCCTCTGGCAAACCTGCCTTCCTCGCTACCCAATCTATCTATGCTTGCtggtttataaaataatgatgcAACTATGGATTTAAGCAATTTGAGTTCGAGCGAGTAATGGGTGGTCAAATtctgtttgtttaatttttgtttaaacatGAGTTGAGctcgtttattttttgaatgagttcaaacttgttcacaaattatttaattttgacagaaataattatttatattatatcttataacattatctacaaattttgaaaaagcaaCTTGGGTTTTTgtcaatattttatattgtttatgtacacacacacacacacacacacacacacacacacacatatacatacatatcaATGATTATCTTTAGACATGTATTgtattaggtctcgtttggtttcacaaatggtctcaacccatcttatcacatctcatctcatctcaacatccaaacgccattcaaacacatttttcaatttcaaatttttaaattttcaactttttcatctaatcattacctaatcattacaatttttccaaacttccaaacaaaatacaaaaagcaattcaaattttcaaatgccaaaataaaaataatattaaaaaattatattctaacaatattttaactttataacatttttatttaattttttctctctcatttcccaaaaccccataaaacatcttaactcaaaccattccaatactattcacaaactagctcactactattcacgaatttttcatctcatttgtgtaaccaaacgaggccttagggACATGATTTCCTCTTATCTTTTTAAATACTTGAGATATTCTCAA harbors:
- the LOC121250010 gene encoding lipoyl synthase 1, mitochondrial isoform X2: MQSRFKAIATIGRLFSTTTAPATATEFPKTLEGLRARLALESPTLSDFAYSVEVGTKKKPLPKPKWMKESVPGGQKYVQIKKKLRELNLHTVCEEARCPNLGECWSGGETGTATATIMILGDTCTRGCRFCNVKTSRTPPPPDPDEPGNVAEAIASWGLDYVVITSVDRDDLPDQGSGHFSETVQKLKALKPIPDFRGDPGCVEKVAKSGLDVFAHNIETVEELQSSVRDHRANFKQSLDVLVSAKYSAPAGTLTKTSIMLGCGETPDQVVRTMEKVRAAGVDVMTFGQYMRPSKRHMPVSEYITPEAFEKYQTLGMEMGFRYVASGPMVRSSYKAGEFYIKSMIESDRAAASQPVSC
- the LOC121250010 gene encoding lipoyl synthase 2, mitochondrial isoform X1 codes for the protein MQSRFKAIATIGRLFSTTTAPATATEFPKTLEGLRARLALESPTLSDFAYSVEVGTKKKPLPKPKWMKESVPGGQKYVQIKKKLRELNLHTVCEEARCPNLGECWSGGETGTATATIMILGDTCTRGCRFCNVKTSRTPPPPDPDEPGNVAEAIASWGLDYVVITSVDRDDLPDQGSGHFSETVQKLKALKPSMLIEALVPDFRGDPGCVEKVAKSGLDVFAHNIETVEELQSSVRDHRANFKQSLDVLVSAKYSAPAGTLTKTSIMLGCGETPDQVVRTMEKVRAAGVDVMTFGQYMRPSKRHMPVSEYITPEAFEKYQTLGMEMGFRYVASGPMVRSSYKAGEFYIKSMIESDRAAASQPVSC